A genomic stretch from Xenopus laevis strain J_2021 chromosome 6S, Xenopus_laevis_v10.1, whole genome shotgun sequence includes:
- the sall3.S gene encoding spalt-like transcription factor 3 S homeolog isoform X5 produces the protein MSRRKQAKPQHLKSEEGITTEGNPNNAAAAEGPDDCDSGNESRSGSEETNVCEKCCAEFFKWTDFLDHKKTCTKNPLVLIVNDDLAAPVTEEVPEPSPAGSPSNHAESETAEENIQVENNDTCDIKDTEKEEEPMEVEITEEKNYPSQEASDSSTLLPQIPEPSSITNYNMPNTNVTLETLQSTTVAVAQFSQNARCVGGANAATAMAIPMILEQLMALQQQQIHQLQLIEQIRSQVALMNRQPLRPPLNPTVPSQNVPIPASNQLQGFAAHSTLQLTSVVPPTLSGPANSGQLPLFENPQHMSQPPSGASTPNIPCPVSSAPTESTTSLSANSKATSAAHCSLSNSTSNPTHPQSSSTPPSLGHGNILNSSSSLPSPLLPQSSSNSVIFPNPLVSIAATANALDPLSALMKHRKGKPPNVSVFETKTTSEDPFFKHKCRFCAKVFGSDSALQIHLRSHTGERPFKCNICGNRFSTKGNLKVHFQRHKEKYPHIQMNPYPVPEYLDNVPTSSGIPYGMTFPPEKPVTTWLDSKPVLSTIPTTIGLQLPPTIPGVNNYNDSPSITPSNQSPQRPSPASSECNSLSPNINNSEPCIQASSESSQPEQTRTITPKQEPIVQPSSSTRVGEQPVNVQISSPVTTPVPTVTDSSVSTSHSNSVLPPMSDQFKAKFPFGGLLESMQTSETSKLQQLVENIDKKMTDPNQCVICHRVLSCHSALKMHYRTHTGERPFKCKVCGRAFTTKGNLKTHFGVHRAKPPLRVQHSCPICQKKFTNAVVLQQHIRMHMGGQIPNTPLPEGFQDAMDSELSYDEKNLETMSDYDDDFDDNSLEDDLDLKDTPSDSSKPLIPYSGASPASPPNVISSIAALENQMKMIDSVMTAQQFIGLKNIENGSGEIDHLSNDSYFAVGDLESQSAGSPAMSESSSSMQVLSPAHSHSESIRSKSPVISSQEEPPVIQLKTEKPDSPIPTPENDGVLDLTSTNPGRPIIKEEAPYSLLFLSRERGSHGNTHVE, from the exons CAGCAGCTGCGGAAGGACCCGATGATTGTGACAGTGGGAATGAAAGTCGAAGTGGAAGCGAAGAAACTAATGTTTGTGAAAAATGCTGTGCTGAATTCTTCAAGTGGACTGATTTCTTAGATCACAAGAAGACATGCACTAAAAACCCTCTTGTTCTAATTGTGAATGATGATTTAGCAGCACCAGTTACAGAAGAGGTTCCAGAACCCTCTCCTGCAGGTTCTCCCAGTAATCACGCAGAAAGTGAGACTGCAGAGGAAAATATCCAGGTAGAAAATAATGACACCTGTGACATAAAAGATACTGAAAAGGAAGAGGAACCCATGGAGGTTGAAatcacagaagaaaaaaactacCCAAGTCAAGAAGCTTCAGACTCTTCTACTCTTCTACCTCAGATTCCTGAACCATCTTCCATAACTAATTATAACATGCCAAACACTAATGTTACCTTAGAGACTCTGCAAAGTACTACAGTGGCAGTTGCACAATTTTCACAAAATGCACGATGTGTGGGGGGTGCAAATGCGGCAACTGCAATGGCAATTCCAATGATTTTAGAACAGTTGATGGCATTACAACAGCAGCAAATTCACCAGCTGCAACTCATAGAACAGATACGTAGTCAAGTTGCACTGATGAACCGGCAGCCATTACGGCCTCCCTTAAATCCGACAGTTCCATCCCAAAATGTTCCAATCCCTGCTTCCAATCAGTTGCAGGGTTTTGCTGCACACTCTACCCTACAGTTAACCTCAGTAGTCCCTCCCACTCTTTCAGGACCAGCAAATAGTGGTCAGCTCCCTTTGTTTGAAAATCCACAGCATATGTCACAGCCTCCCTCTGGGGCAAGTACCCCAAATATACCATGTCCTGTATCATCTGCACCAACAGAATCCACCACATCATTGTCAGCAAATAGTAAAGCAACTTCAGCAGCCCATTGTTCTTTGTCCAATTCTACAAGTAATCCAACCCATCCACAGAGCTCCTCAACACCCCCATCTCTAGGACATGGAAATATCCTAAATTCATCTTCCAGTTTGCCAAGTCCACTTCTACCTCAGAGTTCATCAAATAGTGTGATCTTCCCCAATCCTCTTGTCAGCATTGCTGCAACAGCTAATGCATTAGACCCTCTCTCTGCACTTATGAAGCACCGTAAGGGAAAGCCACCAAATGTGTCAGTATTTGAGACCAAGACAACCTCTGAGGATCCATTCTTTAAACATAAATGTAGGTTTTGTGCCAAGGTCTTTGGAAGTGATAGTGCATTACAAATCCATTTACGTTCTCATACTGGAGAAAGACCATTCAAATGTAATATATGTGGAAATCGTTTTTCCACAAAAGGAAACCTAAAGGTTCATTTTCAGAGACACAAAGAAAAATATCCCCACATTCAGATGAATCCATACCCTGTTCCAGAATACCTCGACAATGTTCCCACTAGCTCTGGAATTCCATATGGAATGACTTTTCCTCCTGAGAAACCAGTCACAACATGGTTAGATAGTAAGCCTGTGTTATCAACTATTCCAACCACAATTGGATTGCAGCTTCCTCCCACAATACCTGGTGTAAATAACTATAATGATTCTCCAAGCATTACACCAAGTAATCAATCCCCCCAAAGGCCATCTCCTGCTTCTAGTGAATGCAACTCATTATCTCCTAACATAAATAATTCTGAACCCTGCATACAAGCATCTTCAGAATCTTCGCAACCAGAACAGACAAGAACTATTACTCCTAAACAAGAACCTATTGTTCAGCCTTCTTCCTCTACAAGAGTAGGTGAACAGCCTGTAAATGTACAGATATCTTCACCTGTCACTACTCCTGTTCCTACAGTTACAGATTCCAGCGTTTCAACAAGCCACTCAAACTCTGTGCTTCCTCCCATGTCTGACCAATTCAAGGCTAAGTTTCCATTTGGTGGTCTACTGGAATCTATGCAAACATCAGAAACCTCAAAATTGCAACAATTAGTTGAAAACATTGATAAAAAGATGACAGATCCAAATCAATGTGTCATTTGTCACAGAGTACTTAGCTGTCACAGTGCTCTCAAGATGCATTACAGAACACATACAGGGGAAAGGCCATTTAAATGCAAAGTTTGTGGACGTGCCTTTACTACTAAAGGCAATTTGAAAACACATTTTGGTGTTCATAGGGCAAAGCCTCCACTGAGGGTTCAACATTCATGTCCCATTTGtcagaaaaaatttacgaatGCTGTGGTTCTGCAACAGCATATTCGTATGCACATGGGTGGGCAGATTCCAAACACCCCATTACCAGAGGGCTTCCAAGATGCAATGGACTCGGAACTTTCCTATGATGAAAAGAATCTTGAAACAATGAGTGACTATGATGATGATTTTGATGACAATTCATTAGAAGATGATCTAGACTTAAAGGACACCCCAAGTGACTCATCTAAGCCACTCATACCATACTCTGGAGCATCACCTGCTTCACCTCCTAATGTCATTTCCAGTATTGCTGCTttagaaaatcagatgaaaatgattGACTCTGTTATGACTGCCCAGCAGTTTATTGGTTTAAAAAACATAGAGAATGGATCTGGCGAAATCGATCATTTAAGCAATGATTCATATTTTGCTGTTGGGGACTTAGAAAGCCAGAGCGCAGGCAGTCCAGCAATGTCTGAATCCTCTTCATCTATGCAGGTTTTGTCACCAGCACATAGTCACAGTGAAAGCATTAGATCTAAATCTCCAGTTATAAGTAGTCAAGAAGAGCCACCAGTCATACAACTCAAAACCGAAAAGCCTGACAGCCCTATACCTACTCCTGAAAATGATGGTGTACTGGATCTGACATCCACTAACCCTGGGAGGCCAATCATCAAAGAAGAGGCTCCTTATAGTCTCCTGTTCCTGAGCAGAGAACGTG GTTCACATGGGAACACACATGTGGAATAA
- the sall3.S gene encoding spalt-like transcription factor 3 S homeolog isoform X3, whose product MSSSAVSAGELHPASTKAAAAEGPDDCDSGNESRSGSEETNVCEKCCAEFFKWTDFLDHKKTCTKNPLVLIVNDDLAAPVTEEVPEPSPAGSPSNHAESETAEENIQVENNDTCDIKDTEKEEEPMEVEITEEKNYPSQEASDSSTLLPQIPEPSSITNYNMPNTNVTLETLQSTTVAVAQFSQNARCVGGANAATAMAIPMILEQLMALQQQQIHQLQLIEQIRSQVALMNRQPLRPPLNPTVPSQNVPIPASNQLQGFAAHSTLQLTSVVPPTLSGPANSGQLPLFENPQHMSQPPSGASTPNIPCPVSSAPTESTTSLSANSKATSAAHCSLSNSTSNPTHPQSSSTPPSLGHGNILNSSSSLPSPLLPQSSSNSVIFPNPLVSIAATANALDPLSALMKHRKGKPPNVSVFETKTTSEDPFFKHKCRFCAKVFGSDSALQIHLRSHTGERPFKCNICGNRFSTKGNLKVHFQRHKEKYPHIQMNPYPVPEYLDNVPTSSGIPYGMTFPPEKPVTTWLDSKPVLSTIPTTIGLQLPPTIPGVNNYNDSPSITPSNQSPQRPSPASSECNSLSPNINNSEPCIQASSESSQPEQTRTITPKQEPIVQPSSSTRVGEQPVNVQISSPVTTPVPTVTDSSVSTSHSNSVLPPMSDQFKAKFPFGGLLESMQTSETSKLQQLVENIDKKMTDPNQCVICHRVLSCHSALKMHYRTHTGERPFKCKVCGRAFTTKGNLKTHFGVHRAKPPLRVQHSCPICQKKFTNAVVLQQHIRMHMGGQIPNTPLPEGFQDAMDSELSYDEKNLETMSDYDDDFDDNSLEDDLDLKDTPSDSSKPLIPYSGASPASPPNVISSIAALENQMKMIDSVMTAQQFIGLKNIENGSGEIDHLSNDSYFAVGDLESQSAGSPAMSESSSSMQVLSPAHSHSESIRSKSPVISSQEEPPVIQLKTEKPDSPIPTPENDGVLDLTSTNPGRPIIKEEAPYSLLFLSRERGPSQTTTSLVTSTAPVMIKMEVNGHTKPISLGEGPHLPVGIQVPAAPQTAMSPGITPMLALPPRRTPKQHNCHSCGKTFSSASALQIHERIHTGEKPFGCTICGRAFTTKGNLKVHMGTHMWNNAPARRGRRLSVENPMALLGGDALKFSEMFQKDLAARAMNVDSGFWNQYAAAITNGLAMKNNEISVIQNGGIPQLPVSLGGSAIPTLGNISSGMDRTRTGSSPPIINLDKVGSESIVNRPFTRFIEENKEIGIN is encoded by the exons CAGCAGCTGCGGAAGGACCCGATGATTGTGACAGTGGGAATGAAAGTCGAAGTGGAAGCGAAGAAACTAATGTTTGTGAAAAATGCTGTGCTGAATTCTTCAAGTGGACTGATTTCTTAGATCACAAGAAGACATGCACTAAAAACCCTCTTGTTCTAATTGTGAATGATGATTTAGCAGCACCAGTTACAGAAGAGGTTCCAGAACCCTCTCCTGCAGGTTCTCCCAGTAATCACGCAGAAAGTGAGACTGCAGAGGAAAATATCCAGGTAGAAAATAATGACACCTGTGACATAAAAGATACTGAAAAGGAAGAGGAACCCATGGAGGTTGAAatcacagaagaaaaaaactacCCAAGTCAAGAAGCTTCAGACTCTTCTACTCTTCTACCTCAGATTCCTGAACCATCTTCCATAACTAATTATAACATGCCAAACACTAATGTTACCTTAGAGACTCTGCAAAGTACTACAGTGGCAGTTGCACAATTTTCACAAAATGCACGATGTGTGGGGGGTGCAAATGCGGCAACTGCAATGGCAATTCCAATGATTTTAGAACAGTTGATGGCATTACAACAGCAGCAAATTCACCAGCTGCAACTCATAGAACAGATACGTAGTCAAGTTGCACTGATGAACCGGCAGCCATTACGGCCTCCCTTAAATCCGACAGTTCCATCCCAAAATGTTCCAATCCCTGCTTCCAATCAGTTGCAGGGTTTTGCTGCACACTCTACCCTACAGTTAACCTCAGTAGTCCCTCCCACTCTTTCAGGACCAGCAAATAGTGGTCAGCTCCCTTTGTTTGAAAATCCACAGCATATGTCACAGCCTCCCTCTGGGGCAAGTACCCCAAATATACCATGTCCTGTATCATCTGCACCAACAGAATCCACCACATCATTGTCAGCAAATAGTAAAGCAACTTCAGCAGCCCATTGTTCTTTGTCCAATTCTACAAGTAATCCAACCCATCCACAGAGCTCCTCAACACCCCCATCTCTAGGACATGGAAATATCCTAAATTCATCTTCCAGTTTGCCAAGTCCACTTCTACCTCAGAGTTCATCAAATAGTGTGATCTTCCCCAATCCTCTTGTCAGCATTGCTGCAACAGCTAATGCATTAGACCCTCTCTCTGCACTTATGAAGCACCGTAAGGGAAAGCCACCAAATGTGTCAGTATTTGAGACCAAGACAACCTCTGAGGATCCATTCTTTAAACATAAATGTAGGTTTTGTGCCAAGGTCTTTGGAAGTGATAGTGCATTACAAATCCATTTACGTTCTCATACTGGAGAAAGACCATTCAAATGTAATATATGTGGAAATCGTTTTTCCACAAAAGGAAACCTAAAGGTTCATTTTCAGAGACACAAAGAAAAATATCCCCACATTCAGATGAATCCATACCCTGTTCCAGAATACCTCGACAATGTTCCCACTAGCTCTGGAATTCCATATGGAATGACTTTTCCTCCTGAGAAACCAGTCACAACATGGTTAGATAGTAAGCCTGTGTTATCAACTATTCCAACCACAATTGGATTGCAGCTTCCTCCCACAATACCTGGTGTAAATAACTATAATGATTCTCCAAGCATTACACCAAGTAATCAATCCCCCCAAAGGCCATCTCCTGCTTCTAGTGAATGCAACTCATTATCTCCTAACATAAATAATTCTGAACCCTGCATACAAGCATCTTCAGAATCTTCGCAACCAGAACAGACAAGAACTATTACTCCTAAACAAGAACCTATTGTTCAGCCTTCTTCCTCTACAAGAGTAGGTGAACAGCCTGTAAATGTACAGATATCTTCACCTGTCACTACTCCTGTTCCTACAGTTACAGATTCCAGCGTTTCAACAAGCCACTCAAACTCTGTGCTTCCTCCCATGTCTGACCAATTCAAGGCTAAGTTTCCATTTGGTGGTCTACTGGAATCTATGCAAACATCAGAAACCTCAAAATTGCAACAATTAGTTGAAAACATTGATAAAAAGATGACAGATCCAAATCAATGTGTCATTTGTCACAGAGTACTTAGCTGTCACAGTGCTCTCAAGATGCATTACAGAACACATACAGGGGAAAGGCCATTTAAATGCAAAGTTTGTGGACGTGCCTTTACTACTAAAGGCAATTTGAAAACACATTTTGGTGTTCATAGGGCAAAGCCTCCACTGAGGGTTCAACATTCATGTCCCATTTGtcagaaaaaatttacgaatGCTGTGGTTCTGCAACAGCATATTCGTATGCACATGGGTGGGCAGATTCCAAACACCCCATTACCAGAGGGCTTCCAAGATGCAATGGACTCGGAACTTTCCTATGATGAAAAGAATCTTGAAACAATGAGTGACTATGATGATGATTTTGATGACAATTCATTAGAAGATGATCTAGACTTAAAGGACACCCCAAGTGACTCATCTAAGCCACTCATACCATACTCTGGAGCATCACCTGCTTCACCTCCTAATGTCATTTCCAGTATTGCTGCTttagaaaatcagatgaaaatgattGACTCTGTTATGACTGCCCAGCAGTTTATTGGTTTAAAAAACATAGAGAATGGATCTGGCGAAATCGATCATTTAAGCAATGATTCATATTTTGCTGTTGGGGACTTAGAAAGCCAGAGCGCAGGCAGTCCAGCAATGTCTGAATCCTCTTCATCTATGCAGGTTTTGTCACCAGCACATAGTCACAGTGAAAGCATTAGATCTAAATCTCCAGTTATAAGTAGTCAAGAAGAGCCACCAGTCATACAACTCAAAACCGAAAAGCCTGACAGCCCTATACCTACTCCTGAAAATGATGGTGTACTGGATCTGACATCCACTAACCCTGGGAGGCCAATCATCAAAGAAGAGGCTCCTTATAGTCTCCTGTTCCTGAGCAGAGAACGTG GTCCCAGCCAAACCACAACTAGCCTGGTCACCAGCACAGCGCCTGTCATGATCAAAATGGAAGTGAACGGTCACACCAAGCCTATCTCATTGGGTGAAGGTCCCCACCTTCCAGTTGGAATCCAGGTTCCTGCTGCACCACAGACAGCGATGAGTCCAGGCATCACTCCAATGCTGGCACTCCCACCTAGACGAACTCCAAAGCAACACAACTGTCATTCGTGTGGGAAGACCTTCTCTTCAGCAAGTGCACTACAGATACATGAACGTATTCATACTGGTGAAAAGCCATTTGGCTGCACAATCTGTGGTAGAGCATTTACCACAAAAGGGAATCTTAAG GTTCACATGGGAACACACATGTGGAATAATGCTCCTGCGAGACGTGGTCGTCGGCTATCTGTTGAAAACCCTATGGCTTTGCTAGGTGGGGATGCTCTGAAGTTTTCAGAGATGTTTCAGAAAGATTTGGCAGCTCGAGCAATGAATGTTGACTCTGGCTTTTGGAATCAGTATGCTGCTGCTATCACAAATGGGCTAGCTATGAAAAACAATGAGATTTCTGTTATACAGAACGGAGGCATTCCACAGCTTCCAGTCAGTTTGGGTGGAAGTGCTATACCAACATTAGGAAATATCTCAAGTGGAATGGACCGAACACGCACTGGCAGTAGCCCTCCTATAATTAATCTGGACAAAGTAGGCTCTGAGTCTATAGTCAATCGACCATTCACAAGGTTTATTGAGGAGAATAAAGAAATTGGCATAAactga